The following coding sequences are from one Carassius auratus strain Wakin chromosome 47, ASM336829v1, whole genome shotgun sequence window:
- the ttc14 gene encoding tetratricopeptide repeat protein 14 — protein sequence MMERDLLRQSVSYHGDSLLSLLKCEQSENPDFKNVAADLSKTTSQRDKEEVSPVLEQFIARKADLLFAASWKTSTPADEWQEDPGEAYAVMPPLEQFMEVCFEERRELFYRDVERGDMLIGRINSVRDFGLFVTLLCTAGGLERDIEDLEIKALCPLREVPSTGNHDDPLSYYQIGDLIRAGLKDIDRYHEKLTLSLYPSSLAPHLDKVKLGVISKEDLPLHYIRGEKVVADSSQTYEKLLESSLGLSNPLNVHFLLGKLGISDTQTPSLMRGLQSKRFKEDDFATAIRKKQSVSWALKCVKAGVDHFKSGRHVDAMNEYNKALEIDTNNVEALVARGALYATKGSLIKAIDDFELALENCPTHRNAKKYLCQTLVERGGQLEEEEKLVTAEGLYKRATVLDDTFQEASEALAKLQLRIQKSLKLKELEAAKEQEKAKTVETSAEKLRKILKEERRMKKKRKRSTSSSTSSDTSSTTSEDSHASSRKKSKKRKHKRRRSSHSSKKHKRRVSSCSDKTVEDDWFPAPANTSASYINQKQSISKLISEGEPSWGKSRNEDGRGRLDDAMDRSLENVKYGAQPEASRLGRPEANGQATDQHRSLRDSSSSTQSEYSLKSDRHSKEFSLLGRKRCESERGGNDKTGRDQEDQGKSSGATLKKDVPSGLFNIFSQIAEFEKEKKLKK from the exons ATGATGGAGAGAGATCTTCTCCGACAGTCTGTGTCCTATCATGGGGACAGTCTGCTCTCACTGTTAAAGTGCGAGCAAAGCGAGAACCCAGACTTTAAAAATGTGGCTGCTGATCTCTCCAAAACTACCAGTCAAAG GGATAAAGAAGAAGTGAGTCCTGTTCTGGAGCAGTTCATAGCAAGGAAAGCTGATCTTCTGTTTGCAGCGTCATGGAAAACCTCTACACCAGCAGATGAATGGCAGGAGGACCCTGGAG AGGCGTACGCCGTCATGCCTCCGCTGGAGCAGTTCATGGAGGTGTGTTTTGAGGAGAGACGTGAGCTCTTCTACAGGGATGTGGAGCGAGGAGACATGCTTATCGGAAGAATCAATTCAGTGCGAGACTTCGGCTTGTTCGTAACTCTTCTCTGCACAGCTGGAGGACTGGAGCGAGATATCGAGGATCTGGAGATAAAG GCCCTCTGTCCATTAAGAGAAGTTCCTTCCACTGGAAATCACGATGATCCTCTGTCTTACTACCAAATTGGGGATTTGATTCGAG CTGGGCTGAAGGACATTGACCGCTATCACGAGAAGCTGACCTTATCACTGTATCCATCCTCACTGGCTCCACACTTGGATAAAGTTAAGCTGGGAGTCATAAGCAAAGAAGATCTTCCTCTTCATTATAT CCGTGGGGAAAAGGTGGTCGCAGACAGCAGCCAGACGTATGAGAAGCTCTTGGAGAGCTCTCTTGGTCTGTCCAACCCTTTAAATGTGCACTTCCTCCTGGGGAAGCTGGGAATAAGTGATACACAAACTCCTTCACTCATGAGGGGCTTGCAGAG taAACGCTTCAAGGAAGATGATTTTGCAACAGCTATTCGGAAGAAACAGTCGGTGTCCTGGGCCTTGAAATG TGTTAAAGCTGGTGTTGACCATTTCAAATCGGGTCGTCATGTAGATGCAATGAATGAGTACAACAAGGCCTTAGAGATCGACACAAACAATGTGGAGGCTCTTGTGGCACGTGGAGCTCT atatgCAACCAAAGGAAGCTTGATAAAAGCTATCGATGACTTTGAACTGGCGTTGGAGAACTGCCCCACACACAGGAATGCTAAGAAATACCTCTGCCAGACACTGGTGGAAAGAGGAGGACA aCTTGAAGAGGAAGAAAAGTTGGTGACTGCTGAGGGTCTCTACAAAAGAGCCACCGTGTTAGACGACACGTTTCAAGAGGCTTCCGAAGCCTTGGCGAAACTTCAGTTACGTATCCAG AAATCGCTTAAACTGAAAGAACTGGAAGCTGCCAAAGAGCAGGAAAAAGCTAAGACTGTGGAAACAAGCGCAGAGAAATTGCGTAAGATCCTAAAAGAAGAGAGAAG AATGAAGAAGAAAAGGAAGCGGTCGACCTCTTCCTCCACATCCTCTGATACGTCCTCAACTACGAGCGAAGACTCGCACGCATCGAGTCGCAAAAAATCGAAGAAACGGAAACACAAGCGCCGGCGCTCATCTCACAGCAGTAAGAAACACAAGAGGAGAGTGTCGTCATGTAGCGATAAAACGGTGGAAGATGATTGGTTTCCAGCTCCTGCTAACACGTCCGCTTCATACATCAACCAGAAGCAATCCATCAGCAAACTCATCAGCGAAGGAGAACCGTCTTGGGGCAAAAGCCGAAACGAAGACGGCAGAGGTAGGTTAGATGATGCTATGGACCGAAGCCTGGAGAACGTCAAGTATGGAGCCCAGCCGGAAGCGTCTAGACTGGGACGTCCTGAAGCGAACGGCCAAGCTACAGATCAACACCGAAGCCTGAGGGATTCCTCCTCCTCAACCCAGTCCGAATACTCCCTCAAATCCGATCGACACTCCAAGGAATTTTCCTTGCTAGGCAGAAAACGTTGTGAATCGGAACGAGGCGGGAATGACAAGACGGGTCGAGATCAAGAAGACCAAGGGAAGTCTTCAGGTGCAACCCTGAAAAAAGATGTCCCTTCCGGCTTGTTTAACATTTTCAGTCAAATTGCTgaatttgagaaggaaaaaaagctGAAGAAGTAA